The proteins below come from a single Phalacrocorax aristotelis chromosome 24, bGulAri2.1, whole genome shotgun sequence genomic window:
- the LOC142068208 gene encoding uncharacterized protein LOC142068208, with the protein MLMTVLLKGADGRTSDSTAQLHTASTGKIQNYCLDQKGRSARLKFSHHRRKKGNTAAGPSRAALPGRPSPADPGPRKAPVLPRRSPRRRALRNCPPGRHRDGPSAGSPARRQPDERPLHLLPLVPIPVPAGPAHGAPSSALPAPRGSRRQNREDRGAGRSPSSQRARAVLRPPRRRAAQPGISHQSGRARARLSRTLSPQRRRGARPAARASRLIHAVPRPPPPQGAGPAGPRGAGGWVRAWRRAAAGPEQAASLERPAGLPLPQAAKLANRRSLSSPTPGTRAGVVPSALLTEACERREPRSKGRTAAKPETDTAAILGPELCGGGRGRERGTARGGRGS; encoded by the exons ATGCTTATGACTGTGCTACTTAAAGGTGCAGATGGAAGG ACATCAGACTCAACGGCACAGCTCCATACAGCCAGCACTGGAAAGATTCAAAACTACTGTTTAGACCAGAAAGGACGCAGCGCTCGCCTAAAGTTCTCTCACCACAGACGTAAAAAGGGCAACACGGCTGCCGGGCCGAGCAGAGCCGCACTCCCGGGGCGGCCAAGCCCGGCGGACCCGGGGCCGCGGAAGGCGCCGGTTCTGCCCCGGCGGAGCCCCAGGCGCAGGGCGTTGCGTAACTGCCCGCCCGGGCGACACCGGGACGGTCCCAGCGCCGGGtcccccgcccgccgccagcCTGACGAGCGGCCCCTGCACCTGCTACCGCTcgtccccatccccgtcccgGCCGGGCCCGCACACGGCGCCCCGAGCAGCGCGCTGCCTGCGCCGAGGGGCTCGCGCCGGCAGAATCGGGAGGACCGGGGCGCAggccgcagccccagcagccagcgGGCCCGTGCCGTCCTTCGCCCTCCGCGGAGGCGGGCAGCACAGCCCGGCATCTCGCACCAGTCCGGCCGGGCCCGCGCCCGCCTCAGCCGCACTCTCTCGCCCCAGAGACGGAGAGGAGCTCGGCCCGCGGCCCGCGCCTCCCGCCTCATCCACGCCGTgccgcggccgccgcctccccaGGGCGCGGGCCCGGCGGGCCCCAGGGGAGCGGGCGGCTGGGTCCGGGCCTGGCGcagagcggcggcggggccggaaCAGGCCGCGAGCCTGGAGCGCCCAGCGggccttccccttccccaggccgCCAAGCTCGCCAACCGCCGGTCTCTAAGCTCCCCAACACCGGGCACCCGCGCCGGCGTAGTCCCGTCGGCGCTGCTTACCGAGGCCTGCGAGAGACGGGAACCGAGAAGCAAAGGCCGGACGGCGGCGAAGCCCGAAACTGACACGGCGGCCATCTTGGGTCCAGAGCTctgcggcggcgggagggggcgcGAGAGGGGAACAgcccgcggcgggcgggg GTCCTGA
- the AP3M2 gene encoding AP-3 complex subunit mu-2, which translates to MEFEMLSSWILFPVAFLLRSEQTGEIITENIPLAGPSLQEVGYFVCFTDHTTALAQNKGTLNSEPVRLSRPRAPVAPGWTAVLTSPPEERSVPNPRREGSGGGLWRCQSARQGAGLLAPRRWGSAAGAWLRVLTRGGSEAPAARPPQPLIHSLFLINAAGDIFLEKHWKSVVSRSVCDYFFEAQERASEAENVPPVIPTPHHYLLSVYRHKIFFVAVIQSEVPPLFVIEFLHRVVDTFQDYFGVCSEVMIKDNVVVVYEVLEEMLDNGFPLATESNILKELIKPPTILRTVVNTITGSTNVGDQLPTGQLSVVPWRRTGVKYTNNEAYFDVIEEIDAIIDKSGSTITAEIQGVIDACVKLTGMPDLTLSFMNPRLLDDVSFHPCVRFKRWESERILSFIPPDGNFRLLSYHVSVQNLVAIPVYVKHNISFRDSSSLGRFEITVGPKQTMGKTVEGVMVTSQMPKGVLNMTLTPSQGTHIFDPVTKLLSWDVGKINPQKLPSLKGSVSLQAGTSKPDENPTINLQFKIQQLAISGLKVNRLDMYGEKYKPFKGIKYMTKAGKFQVRT; encoded by the exons ATGGAGTTTGAGATGCTCTCGAG CTGGATTCTGTTTCCAGTAGCATTCCTACTCCGCAGCGAACAAACCGGCGAAATAATCACGGAAAACATTCCACTAGCTGGCCCCTCGCTGCAGGAGGTGGGTTACTTCGTATGCTTCACAGACCACACTACGGCGTTGGCGCAAAACAAGGGTACCCTTAATTCGGAGCCGGTGCGGTTGTCGAGGCCACGGGCCCCGGTGGCCCCAGGGTGGACTGCTGTTCTGACCAGCCCGCCCGAAG AGCGCTCGGTGCCGAACCCCCGCCGGGAGGGGTCGGGAGGAGGCTTGTGGCGCTGCCAATCGGCGCGCCAGGGGGCGGGGCTTCTGGCGCCGCGGAGGTGGGGGTCGGCAGCGGGGGCCTGGCTGCGGGTGCTGACGCGGGGCGGCTCGGAGGcgccggccgcccgcccgccgcagcCATTGATCCACAGCCTCTTCCTCATCAACGCCGCGGGGGACATCTTCCTGGAGAAGCACTGGAAGAGCGTCGTCAGCCGCTCCGTCTGTGACTATTTCTTCGAGGCCCAGGAGAGGGCCTCGGAGGCGGAGAACGTGCCGCCGGTGATCCCCACGCCGCACCACTACCTCCTCAGCGTCTACCGCCACAAGATCTTCTTCGTTGCCGTCATCCAGAGCGAGGTGCCGCCGCTCTTCGTCATCGAGTTCCTGCACCGCGTCGTCGATACCTTCCAG GATTATTTTGGTGTCTGTTCAGAGGTGATGATCAAGGACAATGTTGTGGTGGTTTATGAGGTGCTGGAAGAGATGCTGGACAACGGCTTTCCATTGGCAACAGAGTCTAATATTCTTAAGGAACTGATAAAACCTCCCACTATCCTGCGAACAGTTGTCAACACCATCACAG gaaGCACTAATGTGGGTGACCAGCTTCCTACTGGACAGCTATCAGTGGTGCCTTGGAGACGTACTGGTGTAAAATATACTAACAATGAGGCGTATTTTGATGTGATTGAGGAGATAGATGCAATCATTGACAAATCGG GTTCCACGATTACTGCTGAAATCCAAGGGGTGATTGATGCTTGTGTCAAGCTGACTGGGATGCCAGACCTTACCCTCTCCTTTATG aaccCTCGGTTACTGGATGATGTCAGCTTCCATCCATGTGTGCGTTTTAAGCGCTGGGAGTCGGAGAGAATACTCTCCTTCATTCCACCTGATGGAAATTTTCGCTTGCTCTCCTACCATGTCAGCGTTCAGAA TCTTGTGGCAATTCCTGTCTACGTTAAACACAACATCAGTTTCCGTGATAGCAGCTCACTGGGACGTTTTGAGATCACAGTGGGGCCAAAGCAGACTATGGGGAAGACTGTAGAGGGAGTGATGGTCACTAGCCAGATGCCAAAAGGTGTCTTAAATATGACCCTCACACCCTCTCAGGGAACACATATCTTTGATCCAGTTACAAAG TTGCTGTCCTGGGATGTGGGGAAAATAAACCCTCAGAAGCTGCCAAGCCTGAAGGGGAGTGTGAGCCTGCAAGCTGGGACATCAAAACCAGATGAAAACCCCACCATTAACCTGCAGTTTAAAATTCAGCAGCTGGCTATATCTG GACTGAAGGTGAATCGCTTGGACATGTATGGGGAGAAGTACAAGCCCTTCAAGGGGATAAAATACATGACTAAGGCTGGCAAGTTCCAAGTCCGAACCTAG